TTCGTCCGAAATATGACATTCTGCTCCAATTAAAATCGTCTGTGGGTCTTGCTTCCGGTACGCTTACCAATTCAGGTATGTTAAGGGTTACCTCTGTTTCCTGTTTGCCAGATATCGTAGTCAGTACACTTCCTGAATTTCTTTTCGCATTGGGCTCTATCTCGAAAAGGTCCTCTGTCGGTCCATTGAAATCGACCGTGGTTCTGGCTATCGGTAAGCTTACCGCTTCAGGTACCATGAAAAGCTTTTAAGCACATATAAGTTGGAAGCAGTTCGATCCAAGCATATACACAATACCTACACAGTAAAAAAtcccaaataaaaaaacatgcaaattTAGAGTATTCATCTCTGTCACTCTGCAGTATTAAAGCTCAAAATGAAGATTCAGTTGTGGCCCTTTGTGTAATGTATAAAAGTATTAGAATTAGAATTTACTTTGAGTGTAAAAGTTCTGTGTGATGTGTTTTGAAAAGAAGCTTTTGCATGTTTAGAAAATTTACATCGCAAGGCTAACTTGACTAGTCAAAATCGAGGCTCCAAACCTGCTCTCAATTGGACCGGTTCGAAACCGAAAGAAATGtgatttgcttaaaaaataaattctaatagtaggtgcatatatatatatatgacttgCATATATCTAAGTATAATTGGCAGATGCCAATTTTGACTAGAAATAAAATTTAGCCCACAacttctatatgaaaatatataagtgatgcaatattttcagtagaacgggcagttataaattaaaaaacattttaattaagaacTAAGAACATGTGATATCGAAATTTAAAAGCCGAAGTTGAAGCCAGCGAGTTGGTTCCAACCATAATCAGACTTTGATGCAGctctaataaaaataaaaggaaaatttTGATACGAAGAGAGCAAAGGAACAGATTTTCCGCTGCATgcaattcaaaataaatatattggttTATTTCCTGTTAGATTtgtaatttgaaataaaactaataaaataaatatatgttttttttttttaatatattttttatatttttcttataaaaaatacttatataattacaaagaaaTTTAGCTGCTGCGAGTTTTTGGCGCGGttttttgtgaaaattgttttttttttataacaaagTAGCAGCttttgttgatgttttttttttgttttgtgtagtaaattaaaacaatcCACTTTATCATTCAACATTatcaaaagaaagaaagaaaagtgGGAATACAAAACGAGCTGTGAAAGTAGAGAATGTTGAGAAAAGACGAGAAATACGCAGGAATAGaatcaataaaaagaaagatttgcataaataatagACGGAAGGGGAGCAGaaagcagagcagagcagagcagaggaGAGGGAAGGGAGATAGATACATTTATTGCATTGTGTAGgttttttgtgtttagttTATCAGACTCTCGGTTGAACTACTAATGCGTCGTtctcttgttttgtttttgtttttttttttttttggaaaggAATTAGAAAGAGAGCTGTGCTCTGGCCTCGGCTTAAACGGAGAAGCCATCGCCAGTGGGATCGAGGATCCAGGGATAGTTATTGGGGCACTCCATGCAGGTGAACAGACGCAGCGTCTCGCCGGGCAGCTCGCGTGTGGTCAGCGGGCAGGCGTTGGGCAGCGAGCAGTAGGGCTGACCCTTGACATCGCATTTCTCCTTCCACTCTTGGAAGTCGCGCAGCGAATTGAGCTCTGTGGGATTCTGCATCCACTGAATGACCTGCAGATTGGTCACAAAGAACACATCGTTGCGTCCCAGCATCTCCTCAATGAACTTGATCAGCTCATCGCGATACTCCTTCTTCGACTTGAGCCACGAGGCATGGAAGTGGAGGCCAAGAGGGGCGCGGTTGCTATTGTAGTGGCGATTGAAATTGTGGCGCAGCAGACGTGCGAACTGCTCGCCAGAGGCGACGTTCGAGCACGAGTCAACCATGTGGCAACCGGGCAGCGACTCATCAAAGGTGGGATCATCGCGACGATCCAGCTCATTCATAACCATCTCCCAGACGGGATGGCTACGCGATGGGCAGTTGTGGGCATTGCCATTGCACTTGTGCGGCATACggaagtacagggtatatggcCAGATGGGCACGCGACCCAGCGAGGCGGTAATCGAGGCATCGTACACAAAGAACTGATCCGCCATCATCTCGAACTGCTTGTTGCCACCCACACGCAGGTAGGGTGCACGCATGCCAATGATGGAGCCATCTGTGATGTTAGCGAAACGCTCGACAATCAAACGGGAGCCCGCCATCTCGGCCAGCCAGTCATCGTAGCTGCCGCCCGTCCAGTAGTTGGGATCATCCTTGTGGGTCAGCGAGAAAACGGAGATCTCGTGTCCGCGACGATGCAGATCCTGCACAGCCGAGTAGTTGGTATACTTGTGCGAGACAAAGAATGTACCCTTGATGGAGCAGCCATTGGGATTCTGGTGCTGGCCATTGAAGATGTCATCGTACAAATCAATATTGTCCACATTGACGGCACCGTTGAACGTAATGGTGATCATCTGTGGCACCTGCTGGGGCTCAATGCCGCCGGGAATGCGTGTACCGTCCGCGGAGCAGAAGCAATCGGGCAGAGCGCACTGCGTCGGATCGCACTCAGGTGCACGGTTGGGATCCTCATCAACAGCTGCCAACAGAAATGCGCGTCAGTTAAGAAACTGTTTGGCCTGGGCATGCACAATTATTGTCACTTACAGCAGGCATTCTCATCGGACTCATCCTTGCAGTCGGACTTGCCGTTGCAGAAGAGCTCCTTGTCCAGGCACTCGCCATCGCCGCAGGAGAGCTTGCCATCGGGACAGATGGGCTCATCTGTCTTCAATATGGGCTGCGCCTTGCGGGGCTCTAGAGAAGTGGGTGAAGAATTCCTATGTTAGATTTTGGCGCAGGACTCTGATTTTGTTGTGGCGTGTTAGTGACAATAAATGTCTAAATTTTGAAGTGAGAAGTATACACGTGATTGTGAGGGAGGTTaggattgttgtttttttttttcttgttgttgttcttcttgttccAAAGTtcactatatctatatatatatatatacatctgtCCAAGTGCTATGtacaaatgtgttttttgtttgtttttgttttgctggcTTGCAGACAATCGGGACACTTACTCTCTTTCTCATCGCAGTTAGTCACCTTGGCCTTCCAGTCGCAGGTCTGCTTAATAACGTCAAAGGCCAGGCCGGAGGGACACTGAATTTCTTTTAGGCCCGACCTAGTACatctaaaaaataaagttgtttttgttgacacttttcgttgttgctttttttttcagttttttctaaactaattttattttgctagCTAACAGAACTTTGGCACTTTCTTTTCGAGGAGGGTTTGGCGGAGCTTGGATTtgggtttgtttttgtttaaacaaatgcaatgAGACGAACGTTTGGTTTTAGTTACAGATAGATACAATGAACTGTGTGACAAATGcacacactacacacacaagcacacacacactcacacacacacacacacacctgcacatagagatagatagatatagatagagagagatagaCATACAGAACAGAGTGTTAGACATTGTGTAGGAGAGTTTTGGGTGGCACAGAGTCGAGCTCTTCGAAGTATACTTTTGGGCTCTCGGCTCAATGCCTGGCACGGACACACCCCACTTACTTTGATCGATATCGCAATTCTTAACATTCGTCTTCCAATCGCACAGCTGACGCAACACATCGAACGCCAAGCCGCCGGCACAGCGGATCGGTGCCAAGCGATTGCTGCCATCTTCTCCGGCACTGTCGCACCtttagtttcatttttttatttatttttttttttttgtttttttttttttggagtaagtgcaataaaattgttgatgtgaaaacaaaacgaaaaccccaaaattatcattattttcaAAGACTGCAGAACGAGAGGTTTCAGTCTAAGAATCTATGACTAAATGCTTACCTGTAAACTTCACGGCAATCGCCCTCCGTATCTAAACGGAAATATTCATCAGCGGGACGATCCGCGCACACTTCTTCAACATCAACGCCCTCGAGCTTGTCCTGATGTTGGGCTAAGAGAAggggcaataaaaaaaaattaattaattaattggaTTAAGCActtcaattttaaaatcttGTGTTAACACTTTTATAatgaaagtatttttttatattaaatataaatactttatttatttgttaatcatttaaactaaaataacaaaGACTTTCTCTAAAAGCCGTCAAAgaatttttggcaatttttttACTTCATATttggaaatttatataattttttatgtttctttttatatacttattaaatttcaataaataataactgTTCAGCTCTATAgttaaatgtaaatttgttttttaaagttTCTTGGCAAATAATTGTGggattttaatgtttttggTACTCGTTATATTgtcattatttaattatgcgcATAATTAGTGCTAATCGACAGCTCGAAGCATTTATGGCCTGTTCGCa
The sequence above is a segment of the Drosophila virilis strain 15010-1051.87 chromosome 3, Dvir_AGI_RSII-ME, whole genome shotgun sequence genome. Coding sequences within it:
- the verm gene encoding chitin deacetylase 1 isoform X2, translated to MARWWPIVTFLLFCCAAAQHQDKLEGVDVEEVCADRPADEYFRLDTEGDCREVYRCTRSGLKEIQCPSGLAFDVIKQTCDWKAKVTNCDEKEKPRKAQPILKTDEPICPDGKLSCGDGECLDKELFCNGKSDCKDESDENACSVDEDPNRAPECDPTQCALPDCFCSADGTRIPGGIEPQQVPQMITITFNGAVNVDNIDLYDDIFNGQHQNPNGCSIKGTFFVSHKYTNYSAVQDLHRRGHEISVFSLTHKDDPNYWTGGSYDDWLAEMAGSRLIVERFANITDGSIIGMRAPYLRVGGNKQFEMMADQFFVYDASITASLGRVPIWPYTLYFRMPHKCNGNAHNCPSRSHPVWEMVMNELDRRDDPTFDESLPGCHMVDSCSNVASGEQFARLLRHNFNRHYNSNRAPLGLHFHASWLKSKKEYRDELIKFIEEMLGRNDVFFVTNLQVIQWMQNPTELNSLRDFQEWKEKCDVKGQPYCSLPNACPLTTRELPGETLRLFTCMECPNNYPWILDPTGDGFSV
- the verm gene encoding chitin deacetylase 1 isoform X1; protein product: MARWWPIVTFLLFCCAAAQHQDKLEGVDVEEVCADRPADEYFRLDTEGDCREVYRCDSAGEDGSNRLAPIRCAGGLAFDVLRQLCDWKTNVKNCDIDQKPRKAQPILKTDEPICPDGKLSCGDGECLDKELFCNGKSDCKDESDENACSVDEDPNRAPECDPTQCALPDCFCSADGTRIPGGIEPQQVPQMITITFNGAVNVDNIDLYDDIFNGQHQNPNGCSIKGTFFVSHKYTNYSAVQDLHRRGHEISVFSLTHKDDPNYWTGGSYDDWLAEMAGSRLIVERFANITDGSIIGMRAPYLRVGGNKQFEMMADQFFVYDASITASLGRVPIWPYTLYFRMPHKCNGNAHNCPSRSHPVWEMVMNELDRRDDPTFDESLPGCHMVDSCSNVASGEQFARLLRHNFNRHYNSNRAPLGLHFHASWLKSKKEYRDELIKFIEEMLGRNDVFFVTNLQVIQWMQNPTELNSLRDFQEWKEKCDVKGQPYCSLPNACPLTTRELPGETLRLFTCMECPNNYPWILDPTGDGFSV